One Actinomyces marmotae DNA window includes the following coding sequences:
- a CDS encoding permease yields MGAAAVALSAPSLRSPGPQLLISPGLDGAASSWATIVVAITVQALPFLLLGVLVSAALSALVPVRLLRRATPSSPALAVPVAAGAGVLLPGCECGSVPVARSLIQRGAPPAAALAFLLASPAINPIVLVSTAVAYQGSPGMPIARLVASLLAAVLVGWAWILLDDDARLALGPGGAHDGARDQHRHGGAGRLDAFRAAAVHDLLEAGGFLVVGAMVAGLVRVAAPGEWFAVLGERPWAAALVMAGLAIVLSLCSEADAFVAASFTGVPATAQLVFLVVGPMVDLKLMVMQYGAFGRRFVVRFVPLALGAAILCALAIGPLLLPL; encoded by the coding sequence ATGGGCGCGGCGGCCGTGGCGCTGAGCGCTCCCTCCCTCCGCTCCCCGGGCCCCCAGTTGCTGATCTCGCCCGGGCTCGACGGCGCCGCGAGCTCGTGGGCGACCATCGTCGTGGCCATCACCGTCCAGGCCCTGCCCTTCCTCCTGCTGGGAGTGCTGGTCTCCGCCGCGCTCTCCGCGCTCGTTCCCGTCCGCCTGCTGCGCCGCGCCACGCCGTCCAGCCCCGCGCTCGCGGTCCCGGTGGCCGCCGGGGCCGGCGTCCTCCTGCCGGGCTGCGAGTGCGGCTCCGTGCCGGTGGCCCGCTCGCTCATCCAGCGTGGCGCGCCGCCCGCCGCGGCCCTGGCCTTCCTACTGGCCAGCCCGGCGATCAACCCCATCGTGCTCGTGTCCACCGCGGTGGCCTACCAGGGCTCGCCCGGCATGCCGATCGCCCGCCTGGTCGCCTCGCTCCTCGCCGCGGTGCTCGTCGGCTGGGCCTGGATCCTGCTCGACGACGACGCCCGCCTTGCCCTGGGCCCAGGGGGCGCCCACGATGGGGCTCGCGACCAGCACCGGCATGGGGGCGCCGGCAGGCTGGACGCTTTTAGGGCGGCGGCCGTGCACGACCTGCTGGAGGCCGGTGGCTTCCTCGTCGTCGGCGCCATGGTGGCGGGCCTGGTCAGGGTCGCGGCGCCGGGGGAGTGGTTCGCCGTTCTGGGGGAGCGGCCCTGGGCGGCCGCGCTCGTTATGGCCGGACTGGCCATCGTGCTGAGCCTGTGCTCGGAGGCCGACGCCTTCGTCGCCGCCTCCTTCACGGGCGTGCCCGCCACGGCCCAACTGGTGTTCCTCGTGGTCGGCCCCATGGTGGACCTCAAACTCATGGTCATGCAGTACGGGGCCTTCGGGCGGCGCTTCGTGGTGCGCTTCGTCCCGCTCGCGCTGGGCGCCGCCATCCTCTGCGCCCTCGCCATCGGCCCCCTCCTCCTCCCCCTCTGA